From Bacillus sp. Bos-x628, the proteins below share one genomic window:
- a CDS encoding MraY family glycosyltransferase codes for MDYERALIAFFVSLATVLIVTPIVKKFAIKIGAVDQPNKRKVHDKVMPRMGGLAIFIGVVAGSLAGGLFLHNKITAISVGAVLIVILGIFDDKYNLSAKFKFLVQVLVACLIVSTGLKMDFFSVPFLTDRLELGWMAYPLTVLWIVGITNAINLIDGLDGLAAGISVIGLTTIAVMAFSADKVLILSLSLVVIGSTIGFLFYNFHPAKIFMGDTGSLFLGYMISVLSLLGLYKSVTLFSVVVPVIILGVPIFDTTFAIIRRILNKQPISAPDKSHIHHRLMAFGLSHRMAVIVIYMIGLVFSISAILLSSATIWLSLIIIFLLVMFMQVIAEITGLVNEEFKPFTKFYKRMVKRN; via the coding sequence ATGGATTACGAACGCGCCTTAATAGCGTTTTTTGTCTCTCTAGCTACAGTTTTAATTGTGACACCAATCGTCAAAAAGTTTGCAATTAAGATTGGTGCAGTGGACCAGCCGAATAAACGAAAAGTTCATGATAAAGTGATGCCTAGAATGGGTGGTTTGGCAATTTTTATTGGAGTAGTGGCTGGATCATTAGCAGGCGGGCTGTTTCTACATAATAAAATTACAGCTATTTCAGTTGGTGCCGTACTCATCGTCATTTTAGGTATATTTGATGATAAATATAATTTAAGTGCAAAATTCAAATTTCTAGTACAAGTACTCGTTGCTTGTTTGATTGTAAGCACGGGTTTAAAAATGGACTTTTTCTCTGTTCCTTTTTTAACAGACAGACTAGAGCTAGGGTGGATGGCGTATCCTCTGACTGTGTTATGGATTGTCGGTATTACAAATGCGATTAATTTAATTGACGGTTTGGATGGACTTGCTGCCGGTATTTCCGTTATCGGTTTAACGACCATTGCAGTAATGGCATTTTCTGCTGACAAAGTACTGATCCTTTCCTTATCACTTGTTGTCATTGGCAGTACAATTGGTTTTCTTTTTTATAATTTTCATCCTGCAAAGATTTTTATGGGGGATACAGGTTCGTTATTTTTAGGGTATATGATTTCAGTGCTGTCGCTTTTAGGTTTATACAAAAGTGTCACTTTATTTAGTGTTGTTGTTCCTGTGATTATTTTAGGTGTGCCGATTTTTGATACAACCTTTGCGATTATTAGAAGAATATTGAATAAACAGCCGATTTCGGCCCCTGATAAATCTCACATTCATCACAGACTGATGGCTTTTGGTTTGTCTCATCGAATGGCTGTCATTGTGATTTACATGATTGGCTTGGTCTTCAGCATAAGTGCGATTCTGCTATCAAGTGCCACCATTTGGTTGTCGCTGATTATCATTTTTTTACTTGTCATGTTTATGCAAGTGATTGCAGAAATCACTGGTTTGGTCAACGAAGAGTTCAAACCTTTTACGAAATTCTATAAACGTATGGTCAAAAGAAACTAA
- a CDS encoding LCP family protein has product MAQRVRVRVRKKKSKKKRIFKRILVLFLLLFICLGGFAVYKIVNTLQAADKTYDELNRGEKSKLRDAVIDIKKKPFSVLFVGIEDYATNNEHGRSDSLIVATINPQDKTMKMVSIPRDTRVQLASDPTGKKVKINAAFAKGGKDETIETVEQFLHIPIDKYATVDFDGFKDVIDEVGGINVDVPFDFNEKSDVKKSKKIYFKKGTMHLNGEEALAYARMRKQDPRGDFGRNDRQKQILRAMIDQMSKPNNIANVDNIAKEVSDHITTNFRITEGLALQQIYSGFKGDDTETLSIKGTDLYLGPNRTYFFEPDQTNLAKVQNELRAHLKLPAEPSTETNSQTDSFGETGTTDSTTSRTNSSTQ; this is encoded by the coding sequence ATGGCACAACGAGTAAGAGTGCGCGTACGAAAGAAAAAGAGCAAGAAGAAAAGGATTTTCAAACGTATTTTGGTTTTATTTTTGCTTCTCTTCATCTGCCTAGGCGGATTTGCAGTATATAAAATCGTCAATACACTTCAAGCTGCTGACAAAACATATGATGAACTAAATCGCGGTGAAAAATCTAAGCTCCGTGACGCTGTTATTGATATTAAGAAAAAACCTTTCTCTGTTCTATTTGTTGGAATTGAGGATTATGCTACAAACAACGAACATGGTCGTTCAGATTCACTCATAGTTGCAACAATCAACCCTCAGGATAAAACCATGAAGATGGTCAGTATTCCTCGTGATACACGGGTACAGCTTGCAAGTGACCCAACAGGAAAGAAAGTAAAGATCAATGCAGCCTTCGCTAAAGGTGGAAAAGACGAAACGATTGAAACTGTCGAACAATTCTTGCATATTCCAATCGACAAATATGCAACCGTGGATTTTGACGGCTTCAAAGATGTCATTGATGAGGTTGGAGGAATTAATGTAGATGTTCCATTTGACTTCAATGAAAAAAGTGACGTCAAAAAATCAAAAAAGATTTATTTTAAAAAAGGAACGATGCATTTAAACGGGGAAGAAGCATTGGCTTACGCTCGTATGAGAAAACAGGACCCGCGTGGTGATTTCGGGCGTAACGATCGCCAGAAACAAATTTTACGTGCAATGATTGATCAAATGTCGAAACCAAATAACATTGCTAATGTGGATAATATCGCAAAAGAAGTGAGCGATCATATCACAACCAACTTCCGTATCACAGAGGGACTTGCTCTTCAGCAAATCTACAGTGGTTTCAAAGGAGACGACACAGAAACACTCTCAATTAAAGGAACTGACCTTTATTTAGGACCAAATCGCACGTACTTCTTTGAACCAGATCAAACCAATTTGGCCAAAGTGCAAAATGAGTTAAGAGCCCATTTGAAGCTGCCTGCTGAACCATCAACTGAAACAAATTCACAGACTGATTCTTTTGGTGAAACAGGAACAACGGATTCAACGACTTCTCGTACAAATTCATCGACACAATGA
- a CDS encoding YigZ family protein has protein sequence MLNRYLTVKSRGEHEIVIEKSRFICHIQRAVSEEEAQAFIQSIKKQHWNATHNCSAYLIGENDMIQKANDDGEPSGTAGVPMLEVLKKRKLKDTVVVVTRYFGGIKLGAGGLIRAYGKSVSEALNHVGIVERCLMRTMHTTIDYTWLGKVENELRASSFQLKEIHYAKDVIFETYVEETQTDYFIEWMTELTNGKSVTKEGELTYLEKDIGSIKETDEWHNE, from the coding sequence TTGCTGAATCGCTATCTTACAGTAAAAAGTCGTGGCGAGCATGAGATCGTCATTGAAAAATCACGTTTTATTTGTCATATACAACGTGCTGTCTCAGAAGAAGAAGCACAAGCATTTATACAGTCCATTAAAAAACAACATTGGAATGCCACACATAATTGTTCAGCTTATCTCATTGGTGAAAATGACATGATTCAAAAGGCAAATGATGATGGTGAACCAAGCGGTACTGCCGGTGTGCCAATGCTTGAGGTGTTAAAAAAACGTAAGCTTAAAGATACAGTCGTTGTTGTGACTCGTTATTTCGGCGGTATTAAACTAGGTGCCGGCGGCTTGATCCGAGCATACGGAAAATCTGTATCTGAAGCATTAAATCACGTCGGTATTGTTGAACGTTGTTTAATGCGTACAATGCACACAACAATAGATTATACATGGCTAGGAAAGGTAGAGAATGAGCTTAGAGCCTCATCTTTTCAGCTAAAAGAGATACATTATGCAAAAGACGTTATTTTTGAGACTTATGTAGAAGAAACGCAAACAGATTATTTTATTGAATGGATGACAGAGCTTACAAATGGAAAGAGTGTTACAAAGGAAGGCGAACTTACTTATTTAGAAAAGGACATTGGTTCGATAAAGGAGACAGATGAATGGCACAACGAGTAA